A portion of the Piscirickettsia litoralis genome contains these proteins:
- a CDS encoding transcriptional regulator has translation MALTRKFKETIKARAESDVEFRRSLLIEAVNLFLEGEIDVAKSMLRDYINATVSFETVGKAVDKNPKSIQRMLGPSGNPSTRSLFEVIAFLQKKEKLHLKVDVA, from the coding sequence ATGGCATTAACACGAAAATTTAAAGAGACAATTAAGGCTCGCGCTGAGTCTGATGTTGAATTTCGCCGCTCACTGCTTATTGAAGCGGTTAACTTGTTTTTAGAAGGTGAGATTGACGTGGCGAAGTCTATGCTCAGAGATTACATTAATGCGACCGTTTCTTTTGAAACAGTTGGTAAAGCAGTTGATAAAAATCCTAAAAGTATTCAACGTATGCTTGGTCCTAGTGGAAACCCAAGCACAAGATCATTATTTGAAGTGATTGCTTTTTTACAGAAGAAAGAAAAATTACATTTGAAAGTTGATGTAGCATAA